From a single Callospermophilus lateralis isolate mCalLat2 unplaced genomic scaffold, mCalLat2.hap1 Scaffold_1105, whole genome shotgun sequence genomic region:
- the LOC143400312 gene encoding olfactory receptor 2T3-like: MESNLSTSFLLMGLFGNTTHTTLLYTLTFIIFLMALAGIALLILLIYSEPCLWTPMYSFISQLSLMDLLYISVTVPNMLVGQVTGDHTISPAGCGIQMFFYLTLAGAEFFLLSAMAYDGYVAICRPLHYPLLMNQRVCRLLVSSCWLLGALDGLLLMPITMSFPFCKSRKILSFFCEAPALLRLSCSDVSLYKMLMYLCCVLMLLVPTVVISSSYTLILLLIHRTSSAEGRRKALATCSSHMTVVLLFFGAAIYTYMLPGSYHTAQQDVMVSAFYTILTPVLNPLIYSLHNRDVTAALRSLLQSRRPLPRVLRGSTWE; encoded by the coding sequence ATGGAATCAAACTTAAGCACCAGTTTTCTCCTCATGGGACTCTTTGGGAACACCACCCACACTACCCTCCTCTACACTTTGACCTTCATCATTTTCTTGATGGCCCTAGCTGGGATCGCCCTCCTCATTCTTCTCATCTACTCAGAGCCCTGCCTCTGGACCCCCATGTACTCCTTCATCAGCCAGCTCTCTCTCATGGATCTCCTGTACATCTCTGTGACTGTGCCCAATATGCTGGTGGGCCAGGTCACGGGAGACCATACAATCTCCCCTGCAGGCTGTGGGATCCAGATGTTCTTCTACCTGACCCTGGCAGGGGCTGAGTTTTTCCTTCTGTCGGCCATGGCCTATGACGGGTATGTCGCCATTTGCAGACCTCTGCATTACCCACTGCTGATGAACCAGAGGGTCTGCCGGCTGCTGGTGTCCAGCTGCTGGCTCCTGGGAGCACTGGACGGCTTGCTGCTCATGCCCATCACCATGAGCTTCCCCTTCTGCAAGTCCAGGAAGATCCTGAGCTTCTTCTGTGAGGCCCCTGCCCTGCTGAGGCTCTCCTGCTCGGATGTCTCCCTCTACAAGATGCTCATGTACCTGTGCTGTGTCCTCATGCTCCTCGTGCCCACCGTGGTCATCTCCAGCTCCTACACCCTCATCCTGCTCCTCATCCACAGGACCAGCTCAGCTGAGGGCCGCAGGAAGGCACTGGCCACCTGCTCTTCCCACATGACAGTGGTGCTACTCTTCTTTGGTGCAGCCATCTACACTTACATGCTCCCCGGCTCCTACCACACAGCGCAGCAGGATGTGATGGTGTCGGCTTTCTATACCATCCTCACCCCTGTACTGAACCCCCTCATCTACAGCCTGCACAACAGAGATGTCACTGCAGCTCTAAGGAGCCTGCTGCAGTCAAGGAGGCCCCTCCCGAGGGTTCTGAGAGGGAGTACCTGGGAGTGA
- the LOC143400313 gene encoding olfactory receptor 2T27-like, giving the protein MEENETSTDFVLLGLFPRFGHPSLLVLIILLLYTTAFAGNSTLLLLIWLDSRLHAPMYFLLSQLSVIDLAYISSTVPKMLANHFSGKRNISFLACAAQMFAFLTLGLAECILLTLMAYDHYVAVCNPLRYTVLMSPKVCLQMAVSAWGGGALAALVHTIYPMHFPICGSREIDHYFCEMPAILRMSCVDTSVYEMVKFVSTIVFLLVPFLLILASYTVIFLTVLRMNSRKGRNKTLATCSSHLTVVSLYFGQAIFIYMTSSSAHTPEQDQIGAVLGTIVTPTLNPLIYSLRNKEVVGALRKCLGRGCSCSQECSSLNFQRSHHHLTS; this is encoded by the coding sequence ATGGAGGAGAATGAAACCTCTACGGATTTCGTGCTGCTTGGGCTCTTCCCCAGGTTCGGGCATCCCAGCCTCCTGGTCCTCATCATTCTCCTCTTATACACTACGGCCTTTGCTGGAAACTCCACCCTGCTCCTCCTCATCTGGCTGGACTCCCGGCTGCACGCCCCCATGTACTTCCTGCTCAGCCAGCTGTCTGTCATTGACCTGGCTTACATCTCCAGCACGGTGCCCAAGATGCTAGCCAACCATTTCTCGGGGAAGAGGAACATTTCCTTCCTGGCCTGTGCTGCCCAGATGTTTGCCTTCCTCACCCTGGGCCTTGCTGAGTGCATCCTGCTGACCCTCATGGCCTATGACCACTATGTGGCTGTCTGTAACCCCCTGAGGTACACAGTCCTCATGAGCCCCAAGGTCTGTTTGCAGATGGCTGTCTCAGCCTGGGGTGGAGGAGCTCTTGCAGCACTTGTGCACACCATCTACCCCATGCACTTCCCCATCTGTGGCTCCAGGGAGATCGACCATTACTTCTGTGAGATGCCCGCCATTCTGAGGATGTCTTGTGTGGACACGTCCGTCTATGAGATGGTAAAATTTGTCTCAACCATTGTGTTTCTGCTGGTCCCATTTCTTCTCATCCTGGCCTCCTACACTGTCATCTTCCTCACCGTCCTCAGGATGAACTCTCGGAAGGGCAGGAACAAAACCCTGGCCACCTGCTCCTCCCATCTGACAGTGGTGAGTCTCTACTTTGGCCAGGCCATCTTCATCTACATGACATCCAGCTCTGCCCACACGCCGGAGCAAGACCAGATAGGAGCTGTGCTGGGCACCATAGTGACCCCCACGCTCAACCCCctcatctacagcctgaggaacaaggaGGTGGTGGGTGCCCTGAGGAAGTGCCTGGGGAGGGGCTGCAGCTGCTCTCAGGAGTGTTCTAGCCTCAACTTTCAGAGGAGCCACCATCACCTCACGTCCTGA